The following proteins come from a genomic window of Achromobacter deleyi:
- the lpxK gene encoding tetraacyldisaccharide 4'-kinase has protein sequence MSASRPKASLLARQWQHGGWLSTLLRPLSALTARVVARKRARYRDGRATAYRAPVPVVVIGNIFVGGTGKTPMVIATVDALRARGYTPGVVSRGYGVKLGPQPRVGQGELEAAQFGDEPALIARATGAPVAVHPRRALAAQALLAAHPRVDVIVSDDGLQHLALARDVEIVVQDPRGVGNGRLLPAGPLREPASRLHEVDAVITNIGVPDGRAAAPAGAGPRQVAMWLEPDEARQIEGGARRPLAAFAGQPDVAAAAGIGNPERFFTTLRSQGIALAATLPLPDHHDYARSPFQALAAQAILVTSKDAIKCAALHDARLWEVPVRAGFSDPQLFDWLARTLRQRAPRQP, from the coding sequence GTGAGCGCGTCCCGCCCCAAGGCCTCGCTGCTTGCGCGCCAATGGCAGCACGGCGGCTGGCTCTCCACCCTGCTGCGCCCGCTGTCCGCGCTGACCGCCCGCGTGGTGGCGCGCAAGCGCGCGCGCTACCGCGACGGCCGCGCGACGGCCTACCGGGCGCCGGTGCCGGTGGTGGTGATCGGCAATATCTTCGTGGGCGGCACCGGCAAGACGCCGATGGTCATCGCCACCGTCGACGCGCTGCGCGCCCGCGGCTACACGCCCGGCGTGGTCAGCCGCGGCTACGGCGTGAAGCTGGGACCGCAGCCGCGCGTCGGCCAGGGGGAACTGGAGGCGGCCCAATTCGGCGACGAGCCGGCGCTGATCGCGCGCGCCACCGGCGCCCCCGTGGCGGTCCACCCGCGCCGCGCGCTGGCCGCGCAGGCGCTGCTGGCCGCGCATCCGCGCGTCGATGTGATCGTGTCCGATGACGGCCTGCAACACCTGGCGTTGGCGCGGGATGTGGAAATCGTGGTGCAGGATCCGCGCGGCGTCGGCAACGGCCGGCTGCTGCCCGCCGGCCCCTTGCGCGAGCCGGCCAGCCGGCTGCATGAGGTGGACGCAGTGATCACCAATATCGGCGTGCCGGACGGCCGCGCGGCGGCGCCAGCCGGCGCCGGGCCGCGCCAGGTCGCCATGTGGCTGGAGCCCGATGAGGCCCGCCAGATCGAGGGCGGCGCGCGCCGGCCGCTGGCGGCCTTCGCCGGCCAGCCGGACGTGGCCGCGGCCGCCGGCATCGGCAACCCGGAACGTTTCTTCACCACGCTGCGGAGCCAGGGCATCGCGCTGGCGGCCACCCTGCCCCTGCCCGACCACCACGACTACGCCAGATCGCCATTCCAGGCGCTGGCCGCGCAGGCCATCCTGGTCACGTCCAAGGACGCCATCAAGTGCGCCGCCTTGCACGACGCGCGCCTGTGGGAAGTGCCGGTGCGGGCCGGCTTCTCCGACCCGCAACTGTTCGACTGGCTGGCGCGGACGCTGCGCCAGCGCGCCCCGCGCCAGCCTTAG
- a CDS encoding ExbD/TolR family protein, protein MNFRGSRGDRDELDINLIPLIDVLLVILIFLAATTSFARFTQLKVTLPQASAEQETPPALEVAISQDGRYALNGTLIDVSTPPEIADVLRQAAAGKTEPLVVINADAQATHQSVINVMEAARLAGIGRVNFAAQTTR, encoded by the coding sequence ATGAATTTCCGGGGCTCCCGGGGCGACCGCGACGAGCTGGACATCAACCTGATCCCGCTCATCGACGTCCTGCTGGTCATCCTCATCTTCCTGGCGGCGACCACCTCGTTCGCCCGCTTCACGCAACTGAAGGTCACGCTGCCGCAGGCCTCCGCCGAGCAGGAAACCCCGCCGGCGCTGGAAGTGGCGATCAGCCAGGATGGGCGCTATGCGCTCAACGGCACCCTGATCGACGTCTCCACGCCGCCCGAGATCGCCGACGTGCTGCGCCAGGCCGCCGCCGGCAAGACCGAACCGCTGGTGGTCATCAACGCCGACGCCCAGGCCACGCACCAGTCCGTGATCAACGTGATGGAAGCGGCCCGCCTGGCCGGCATCGGCCGCGTCAACTTCGCCGCCCAGACCACCCGGTGA
- a CDS encoding MotA/TolQ/ExbB proton channel family protein, translated as MLSILREAGWPIWPLLATSVLGLALIFERFLSLRRSQVMPRGLNEQVAEMLRNRQDSPESLSRLERNSPLGRVLAEVMRHRHLPREELRSVVEDTGRAVAHDLSRYIPAIGTIAVVAPLMGLFGTVVGMIEIFGSYTPGGGDPAQLARGISIALYNTGFGILIAIPAMIAHRYLRSRVDGYLNAMELSAARLARAVSPASAAREDRP; from the coding sequence TTGCTTTCCATCTTGCGCGAGGCCGGCTGGCCGATCTGGCCCCTGCTGGCGACGTCCGTGCTGGGTCTTGCGCTGATCTTCGAGCGCTTCCTGTCGCTGCGCCGCAGCCAGGTCATGCCGCGCGGCCTGAACGAACAAGTGGCCGAGATGCTGCGCAACCGCCAGGATTCGCCCGAATCCCTGAGCCGCCTGGAACGCAATTCGCCGCTCGGCCGGGTGCTGGCCGAGGTCATGCGCCACCGCCACCTGCCGCGCGAGGAATTGCGCAGCGTGGTCGAGGACACCGGCCGCGCCGTGGCCCATGACCTGAGCCGCTACATCCCCGCCATCGGCACCATCGCCGTGGTCGCGCCGCTGATGGGCCTGTTCGGCACCGTGGTCGGCATGATCGAGATCTTCGGTTCGTACACCCCCGGCGGCGGCGACCCCGCCCAGCTGGCGCGCGGCATCTCGATCGCGCTGTACAACACCGGCTTCGGCATCCTCATCGCCATCCCCGCCATGATCGCGCACCGCTATCTGCGCAGCCGGGTCGACGGCTACCTGAACGCCATGGAACTGTCGGCCGCGCGGCTGGCGCGCGCGGTCTCGCCCGCCTCCGCCGCGCGCGAGGACCGTCCATGA
- the xseA gene encoding exodeoxyribonuclease VII large subunit, with product MTIELAVTNNVFARDILTVAQLNQAVGQLLERSIPALWVRGEISNFTQAASGHWYFTLKDSRAAVRAVMFRGRASAVGFVPRAGDQVEIRVRVSLYEPRGDYQLQVDAMRRAGLGNLYEAFLRLKEQLNAEGLFDPARKREPVPLPRAIGVITSLHAAALRDVLSALARRAPQVPVIIYPAPVQGADAAARLAAQVRLANARGEVDTLLLVRGGGSIEDLWSFNDEALAREIDASAITTISGVGHETDFTIADFVADVRAPTPTAAAELACVPRSELLGRVMYAAETLVRGQQRRLERAAQRLDRAAAQLVSPAQRLEHQRERLNSLSYRLASAWAGPQARRGARVNLLAQRLAHRVPDTRRGAERLAAVTRQLGQAHARLLARRRDQLAAAGAQLRALDPGNTLARGYAIARDADGRIVRDAAGLAAGQGLDLSFAQGGARVEVTQVRETRDL from the coding sequence ATGACAATTGAACTTGCAGTCACAAACAACGTATTTGCGCGGGATATCCTGACAGTTGCCCAGCTGAACCAAGCAGTGGGGCAGTTGTTGGAGCGCAGCATCCCGGCACTGTGGGTTCGCGGCGAGATTTCCAACTTCACGCAGGCGGCTTCCGGGCATTGGTACTTCACGCTCAAGGACAGCCGCGCCGCCGTGCGCGCCGTCATGTTCCGGGGCCGCGCCAGCGCGGTCGGCTTCGTGCCGCGCGCGGGCGACCAGGTCGAAATCAGGGTCAGGGTGTCGCTGTACGAACCGCGCGGCGACTACCAGCTGCAGGTCGACGCCATGCGCCGCGCCGGCCTGGGCAATCTGTACGAAGCCTTCCTGCGCCTGAAAGAGCAATTGAACGCGGAAGGCCTGTTCGATCCGGCGCGCAAGCGCGAACCGGTGCCGTTGCCGCGCGCCATCGGCGTGATCACCTCGCTGCATGCCGCCGCGCTGCGCGACGTGCTGTCGGCGCTGGCGCGGCGCGCGCCGCAGGTGCCGGTCATCATCTATCCGGCGCCGGTGCAGGGCGCCGACGCGGCCGCCCGGCTGGCCGCGCAGGTCCGCCTGGCCAACGCCCGCGGTGAAGTCGATACGCTGCTGCTGGTGCGCGGCGGCGGCAGCATCGAGGACCTCTGGAGCTTCAACGACGAAGCCCTGGCCCGCGAGATCGACGCCAGCGCCATCACCACCATCAGCGGCGTCGGCCACGAAACCGACTTCACCATCGCCGACTTCGTCGCCGACGTGCGCGCGCCGACGCCGACCGCGGCCGCCGAGTTGGCCTGCGTGCCGCGCTCGGAACTGCTGGGCCGCGTCATGTACGCGGCCGAGACGCTGGTGCGCGGCCAGCAGCGCCGCCTGGAACGCGCGGCGCAGCGGCTGGACCGCGCCGCCGCGCAACTGGTGTCGCCGGCCCAGCGGCTGGAGCACCAGCGCGAGCGCCTGAACAGCCTGAGCTACCGGCTGGCCTCGGCCTGGGCCGGTCCGCAGGCCCGGCGCGGCGCCCGCGTCAACCTGCTGGCGCAGCGCCTGGCGCATCGTGTCCCGGACACCCGCCGCGGCGCCGAACGCCTGGCCGCCGTGACGCGCCAGCTGGGCCAGGCGCACGCGCGCCTGCTGGCGCGGCGCCGCGACCAGCTGGCCGCGGCCGGCGCGCAACTGCGCGCGCTCGATCCCGGCAACACGCTGGCGCGCGGGTATGCTATCGCCCGGGACGCCGACGGCCGCATCGTGCGCGATGCCGCCGGCCTGGCGGCGGGGCAGGGCCTGGACCTGAGCTTCGCGCAGGGCGGCGCCCGGGTCGAGGTCACGCAGGTGCGCGAGACGCGCGATCTCTGA
- a CDS encoding ankyrin repeat domain-containing protein codes for MRQAAMLAALMAAVTLAATPPARAEGGATKARNKSEADARGRTSAPVSAPADTAAPAEFQIDPPPPSAAPTSEAPPPPAAPSAQSKPPSDCDCASPYREYRAAETAETRALFSAVAAGDEAAFTAALAKVKQPGDYAREGVPLLHALLMPAGKRGKHVYWDMPADEAARLRQAYQAALPARTRMLAALLATQPALDDITYESRRPSLQLALLYGTPEILDMLLAAGARPDQRGDENKTPLEFLLNRDFEFAVRMTYLPRLVDRAQTTRMVLALLKAGAARPFAYIDEHADDATRQAFKDAQGEPRRAADYLAWGPLVELTEGAEVVRALAATGTRPAYGDGVSPLALAAYGGNAGAVTALAELGPRTTPETGYGASGDRDLWLDAAQAAVAAGRGDIAVPLLRAGMPFNQRGPQTGDAAVFLRMEADERPIMNLAARKGDVAVLRRLLALGAAVDGDGAEQNGDTPLADAVGARQADAVRVLLAAGANPALVREGYDRKSALQRAIEADDAPLLHDLLAATPPATLQALLADPARSPLAQALRQPGKQGAAMLRNLVDAGLDLKTLDAGAIRQALENRDTEMAAYLIAAGVPVNPPATAAALDDPYDNKGVPPLLVAVTSGQAAMVDALLAKGADPLGLAPDGRSALYWAIGGGDGAMLDRLLGAGARLDDPRLPRAPASHALLNAALASGDMALVKRVEQGGKQPLADACLPSGGEYALLDRPGYFAQLQAAGYTGARTECARKEGTLPQRLLSALLRDRQLAIARRDTVIDVLTRLKAVGGDLDARQDESGDTPLVAAIQLGRADLADALLAAGASPDAADAQGRSPAWAALASGQPDMLALLARHHARFDGAAAPSGQSFSQTLACQAAPAFAATLQAAGASLKQTCPAASGAAKTLGKAAVRVAGHYYLRGMREVGSELLLSPDGRFDYLMSYGAMDIQASGTWRLDGKQVRLDTPPIQPFSAIAQVGADTRPAEGDDLTVRVYYQGRPVKVDVAMSSASADYAGTPKQSEGADGVSAPIAPGELKALAVFVPLPSGARWHSVDVSKSDIASRALRIDLDLPESASRTPLHMTLAVREDGTLVAAQGGRELRYEKE; via the coding sequence ATGCGCCAGGCCGCTATGCTGGCGGCGCTGATGGCCGCCGTGACACTGGCGGCGACGCCGCCGGCGCGGGCCGAGGGCGGCGCCACCAAGGCGCGCAACAAGTCCGAGGCCGATGCGCGCGGCCGCACGTCGGCCCCCGTATCCGCGCCCGCCGATACCGCGGCTCCCGCCGAATTCCAGATCGACCCGCCCCCGCCTTCGGCCGCGCCGACGTCCGAGGCGCCACCGCCCCCGGCCGCGCCGTCGGCCCAGTCCAAGCCACCGTCCGATTGCGACTGCGCATCGCCCTACCGCGAGTACCGGGCGGCCGAGACCGCCGAGACTCGCGCCTTGTTCAGCGCCGTCGCCGCCGGCGACGAGGCGGCCTTCACCGCCGCGCTGGCCAAGGTGAAGCAGCCGGGCGACTACGCGCGGGAAGGCGTGCCGCTGTTGCACGCGCTGCTGATGCCGGCGGGCAAGCGCGGCAAGCACGTGTATTGGGACATGCCGGCGGACGAGGCGGCGCGCCTGCGCCAGGCCTATCAGGCCGCGCTGCCGGCGCGCACCCGCATGCTCGCGGCCTTGCTGGCGACCCAGCCGGCGCTCGACGACATCACCTACGAATCGCGCCGCCCGTCGCTGCAACTGGCCCTGCTGTACGGCACGCCTGAGATCCTGGACATGTTGTTGGCCGCCGGCGCGCGGCCCGACCAGCGCGGCGACGAGAACAAGACCCCGCTCGAATTCCTGCTCAATCGCGATTTCGAATTCGCGGTGCGCATGACCTACCTGCCGCGGCTGGTCGACCGCGCGCAGACCACGCGCATGGTGCTGGCGCTGCTCAAGGCCGGCGCCGCGCGCCCCTTTGCCTACATCGACGAGCACGCCGACGACGCCACGCGCCAGGCCTTCAAGGATGCGCAGGGTGAGCCGCGCCGGGCCGCGGACTACCTGGCGTGGGGGCCGCTGGTGGAGCTGACCGAAGGCGCCGAGGTGGTGCGGGCGCTGGCCGCCACCGGCACCCGGCCCGCCTATGGCGACGGCGTCAGTCCGCTGGCGCTGGCGGCCTATGGCGGCAATGCCGGCGCGGTCACGGCGCTGGCCGAGCTGGGGCCGCGCACGACGCCGGAGACGGGCTATGGCGCCAGCGGCGACCGCGACCTGTGGCTGGACGCGGCGCAGGCGGCGGTGGCGGCGGGACGCGGCGACATCGCCGTGCCGCTGCTGCGCGCCGGCATGCCGTTCAACCAGCGCGGGCCGCAGACCGGCGACGCGGCGGTCTTCCTGAGGATGGAGGCCGACGAGCGCCCCATCATGAACCTGGCGGCCCGCAAGGGCGACGTCGCCGTGCTGCGGCGCCTGCTGGCGCTGGGCGCGGCGGTCGATGGCGACGGCGCCGAACAGAACGGCGACACGCCCCTGGCGGACGCGGTCGGCGCCCGCCAGGCGGATGCCGTGCGAGTGCTGCTGGCCGCGGGCGCCAACCCCGCGCTGGTGCGCGAAGGCTATGACCGCAAGTCCGCGCTGCAACGCGCGATCGAGGCCGACGACGCGCCGTTGCTGCACGACCTGCTGGCGGCCACGCCGCCCGCCACCTTGCAGGCCCTGCTGGCCGACCCCGCGCGTTCGCCCCTGGCGCAGGCGTTGCGCCAGCCGGGCAAGCAGGGCGCGGCCATGTTGCGGAACCTGGTCGACGCCGGCCTGGACCTGAAGACGCTCGACGCCGGCGCCATCCGCCAGGCGCTGGAGAACCGCGACACCGAGATGGCCGCGTACCTGATCGCCGCCGGCGTGCCCGTCAATCCGCCAGCGACGGCCGCGGCCTTGGACGATCCCTACGACAACAAGGGGGTGCCGCCGCTGCTGGTGGCGGTGACCTCGGGCCAGGCGGCCATGGTCGATGCGCTGCTGGCCAAGGGCGCCGACCCGCTCGGCCTCGCGCCGGACGGCCGCAGCGCCCTGTATTGGGCCATCGGCGGCGGCGATGGCGCCATGCTCGACCGCCTGCTGGGCGCGGGCGCGCGGCTCGACGATCCACGCCTGCCGCGCGCGCCCGCCAGCCATGCCTTGCTGAACGCGGCGTTGGCTTCCGGCGACATGGCGCTGGTCAAGCGGGTGGAGCAGGGCGGCAAGCAACCGCTGGCCGACGCCTGCCTGCCGTCCGGCGGTGAATACGCGCTGCTCGATCGGCCAGGGTATTTCGCGCAATTGCAGGCGGCGGGCTATACCGGCGCGCGGACCGAATGCGCGCGCAAGGAGGGGACCCTGCCGCAGCGCCTGCTGTCGGCCTTGCTGCGTGATCGGCAGTTGGCGATCGCGCGCCGCGATACGGTGATCGACGTGCTCACGCGCCTGAAGGCCGTGGGGGGCGACCTGGACGCGCGCCAGGACGAAAGCGGCGATACGCCGCTGGTGGCCGCCATCCAGCTGGGCCGCGCCGATCTGGCCGACGCCTTGCTGGCGGCGGGCGCCAGCCCCGACGCCGCCGATGCGCAAGGCCGCAGCCCGGCGTGGGCGGCACTGGCCAGCGGGCAGCCGGACATGCTGGCGCTGCTGGCGCGGCATCATGCGCGTTTCGACGGAGCGGCGGCGCCGTCGGGCCAGTCGTTCAGCCAGACGCTGGCATGCCAGGCCGCGCCCGCGTTCGCCGCCACATTGCAGGCCGCTGGCGCGTCGCTCAAGCAAACCTGCCCGGCCGCGTCCGGCGCCGCCAAGACGCTCGGCAAAGCGGCGGTGCGCGTCGCCGGCCATTACTACCTGCGCGGCATGCGCGAAGTCGGCAGCGAGCTGCTGCTGTCGCCCGATGGCCGTTTCGATTACCTGATGAGCTACGGCGCGATGGACATCCAGGCCAGCGGCACCTGGCGCCTCGACGGCAAGCAGGTGCGCCTGGACACGCCGCCGATCCAGCCCTTCTCGGCGATCGCGCAGGTCGGCGCCGACACGCGGCCCGCCGAGGGCGACGACCTCACGGTCCGCGTGTACTACCAGGGTCGGCCGGTCAAGGTCGATGTGGCGATGTCGTCCGCCAGCGCCGATTACGCCGGCACGCCGAAGCAGTCCGAAGGCGCTGATGGCGTCAGCGCGCCGATCGCGCCGGGTGAACTCAAGGCGCTGGCGGTGTTCGTGCCGCTGCCTTCCGGAGCGCGCTGGCACAGCGTGGATGTGAGCAAGTCCGATATCGCATCGCGCGCGTTGCGCATCGATCTGGACCTGCCAGAATCCGCCAGTCGCACACCGTTGCATATGACATTGGCGGTGCGCGAGGACGGCACGCTGGTGGCCGCGCAAGGCGGGCGTGAACTGCGCTATGAGAAAGAGTAG
- the sodB gene encoding superoxide dismutase [Fe] yields MAHTLPPLPYELDALAPHISKETLEFHYGKHHQTYVTNLNNLIPGTEFETLSLEDIVKKSSGGIFNNAAQIWNHTFYWNSLAPKAGGAPTGKLADAINAKWGSFDAFKEAFNKSAAGNFGSGWTWLVKKADGSVDIVNTSNAATPLTTADKPLLTCDVWEHAYYIDYRNARPKYLENFWALVNWDFAAKNFA; encoded by the coding sequence ATGGCACATACTCTTCCCCCCCTGCCTTACGAACTGGACGCGCTGGCTCCGCACATCTCGAAAGAGACGCTGGAGTTCCACTACGGCAAGCATCACCAGACCTACGTCACGAACCTGAACAACCTGATCCCGGGCACCGAGTTCGAGACCCTGTCGCTGGAAGACATCGTCAAGAAGTCCTCGGGCGGCATCTTCAACAACGCCGCGCAGATCTGGAACCACACCTTCTACTGGAACAGCCTGGCTCCCAAGGCCGGTGGCGCGCCGACCGGCAAGCTGGCCGACGCCATCAACGCCAAGTGGGGCAGCTTCGACGCCTTCAAGGAAGCCTTCAACAAGTCGGCCGCCGGCAACTTCGGTTCGGGCTGGACCTGGCTGGTCAAGAAGGCCGACGGTTCCGTCGACATCGTCAACACCAGCAACGCCGCCACCCCGCTGACCACGGCCGACAAGCCGCTGCTGACCTGTGATGTCTGGGAACACGCGTACTACATCGACTACCGCAATGCCCGTCCCAAGTACCTGGAAAACTTCTGGGCCCTGGTGAACTGGGACTTCGCGGCCAAGAATTTCGCCTGA
- a CDS encoding methyl-accepting chemotaxis protein, translating into MLRYFKGLHIGARIGVRLSGAFLMVALLGGIIGAFGVWGLSRINSMNDQIAEIELRGLSDIKEANISLIAAGRARKSYLAASTDAERQALRQQFDQSLDKLERMRAKAATSFIREDGKRLMAQFTEAEEVWKRDSIEFLQQAQKYPLAHIDPEIVDQTKRAAAASDKAEKLMGELALAKERAAEQAVEKVSELYRSTRLIMIVLSIAGVALGLLLGWLVTRGITRPLGQAVGAARRVANGDLSGNIQVTSRDETGDLMAALKAMNESLSSIVRDVRDGCESIATASAQIAQGNADLSQRTEEQAASLEETAASMEQLTSTVQQNASNAGEAERLVTQASAVAARGGEVVDVVVRTMSEISESSRRIADITSVIDGIAFQTNILALNAAVEAARAGEQGRGFAVVAGEVRTLAQRSAVAAKEIKALIDESVHRVEGGTRQADEAGNTMREVVESVRQAAILVHEIASASAEQSTGIGQVNQAVAQMDTVTQQNAALVEQAAAAAGSMQDQAGRLAQQVRRFKVNAGAVAVAAEPQARLIQAGRSTPHPPAALQRQEPAVTHPALKHSGDDDWSSF; encoded by the coding sequence ATGTTGCGGTATTTCAAGGGCTTGCATATCGGCGCGCGCATCGGCGTGCGCCTGTCGGGGGCGTTCCTGATGGTGGCGCTGCTGGGCGGCATCATCGGCGCGTTCGGGGTTTGGGGGCTGTCCCGCATCAACAGCATGAACGACCAGATCGCCGAGATCGAATTGCGCGGACTCTCGGACATCAAGGAAGCCAACATCAGCCTGATCGCGGCGGGGCGCGCCCGCAAGAGCTATCTGGCGGCGTCCACCGATGCGGAGCGCCAGGCGTTGCGCCAGCAGTTCGATCAATCGCTCGACAAGCTCGAGCGCATGCGTGCCAAGGCCGCCACTTCCTTCATCCGCGAAGACGGCAAGCGGTTGATGGCGCAGTTCACGGAAGCCGAAGAGGTCTGGAAGCGGGATTCCATCGAATTCCTGCAGCAGGCGCAGAAGTATCCGCTGGCGCACATCGATCCGGAGATCGTGGATCAGACCAAGCGTGCGGCGGCGGCATCGGACAAGGCGGAGAAGCTCATGGGCGAGCTTGCGTTGGCCAAGGAACGGGCCGCCGAGCAGGCCGTGGAGAAAGTGTCCGAGCTGTACCGGAGTACGCGCCTGATCATGATCGTGTTGTCCATCGCGGGGGTGGCCCTCGGGCTGCTGCTCGGCTGGCTCGTGACGCGCGGCATCACGCGGCCCCTGGGTCAGGCGGTGGGTGCGGCGCGCCGCGTCGCCAACGGCGACCTCAGCGGCAACATCCAGGTCACGTCGCGCGACGAGACGGGTGATCTGATGGCCGCGCTCAAGGCCATGAACGAGAGCTTGTCATCCATCGTGCGCGACGTGCGCGACGGTTGCGAGAGCATCGCCACCGCGTCGGCGCAGATCGCGCAGGGCAATGCCGACCTGTCGCAGCGCACCGAGGAACAGGCCGCTTCCCTGGAGGAGACCGCCGCCTCGATGGAGCAGCTGACGAGCACCGTACAGCAGAACGCCAGCAATGCCGGCGAGGCCGAAAGGCTCGTCACCCAGGCTTCGGCCGTGGCGGCGCGCGGCGGCGAAGTGGTCGACGTCGTGGTGCGGACCATGAGCGAGATCTCCGAGAGTTCGCGCCGTATCGCCGATATCACCAGCGTGATCGACGGTATCGCGTTCCAGACCAACATCCTGGCGCTGAACGCCGCGGTCGAGGCCGCGCGCGCCGGCGAACAGGGCCGCGGCTTCGCGGTGGTGGCGGGCGAGGTCCGCACTCTGGCGCAGCGCTCCGCCGTCGCGGCCAAGGAAATCAAGGCCCTGATCGACGAGTCCGTGCATCGCGTCGAGGGCGGCACGCGCCAGGCCGACGAGGCCGGCAACACCATGCGCGAGGTGGTGGAAAGCGTGCGCCAGGCCGCCATCCTGGTGCACGAAATCGCCAGCGCTTCGGCCGAGCAATCCACCGGCATCGGCCAGGTCAACCAGGCCGTGGCGCAGATGGATACCGTGACCCAGCAGAACGCTGCGCTGGTGGAGCAGGCCGCCGCCGCGGCCGGCAGCATGCAGGACCAGGCCGGCCGCCTGGCGCAGCAGGTGCGCCGGTTCAAGGTCAATGCCGGCGCGGTGGCGGTGGCTGCCGAACCGCAGGCCCGCCTGATCCAGGCTGGCCGCTCGACGCCCCATCCGCCGGCCGCCTTGCAGCGCCAGGAACCCGCGGTGACGCACCCGGCCCTCAAGCACAGCGGCGACGACGACTGGTCGTCGTTCTGA
- a CDS encoding chloride channel protein, whose product MSLPTPLRRIATRLRHLLRRKLRQTNRLSRKSLQMALLLGGAALVALVSLGFAYLADLALEWNREWVGHAGWLALLVLPCALAALRWATLRFAPNAAGSGIPQVIGALSLPPGPGQRSLVSLAQVLWKIPLAFFGMLAGASIGREGPSVQVGAAVMLAWGDFWKRRGLQLRGFHANELLAAGAAGGLAAAFNAPLAGVIFAIEELGRGTVLRWQRLVLIGVLAAGFLVVAIQGNNPYFGTFAGAPLAHGMLWWVLICAALNGALGGIFARLLGKGAAAMAPAAWRAWIRAHPIWTAFAMGVVLALIGLATAGSVYGTGYGAAADLLSGETQHALPAGFGLAKLAATVASYWAGIPGGIFTPALTTGAGIGHHIWELAGEGVDQRVLVLVSMAAFLAAATQAPLTASVVVMEMTGSQPMLFWLLVGSLLASGVSRQFCPQPFYHLAAGRFRRQAIVEAGRAARAGTPTP is encoded by the coding sequence ATGTCCCTGCCCACTCCGTTACGCCGCATCGCCACCCGCTTGCGCCATCTCCTGCGTCGCAAGTTGCGGCAAACCAACCGCCTGTCGCGCAAGAGCCTGCAGATGGCGCTGTTGCTGGGCGGCGCGGCGCTGGTCGCGCTGGTGTCGCTGGGCTTCGCTTACCTGGCTGATCTCGCATTGGAATGGAACCGCGAATGGGTCGGCCACGCCGGCTGGCTCGCGCTGCTGGTGCTGCCATGCGCCTTGGCCGCGCTGCGCTGGGCCACGCTGCGGTTCGCGCCCAACGCCGCGGGCAGCGGCATTCCCCAGGTCATCGGCGCCTTGTCGCTGCCGCCCGGCCCCGGCCAGCGCAGCCTGGTGTCCCTGGCGCAGGTGCTCTGGAAGATCCCGCTGGCGTTCTTCGGCATGCTGGCGGGCGCCTCGATCGGCCGCGAAGGGCCGTCGGTGCAGGTCGGCGCCGCCGTCATGCTGGCCTGGGGCGATTTCTGGAAGCGCCGCGGCCTGCAACTGCGCGGCTTCCACGCCAACGAGCTGCTCGCCGCCGGCGCGGCGGGCGGCCTGGCCGCGGCCTTCAACGCGCCGCTGGCCGGCGTCATCTTCGCCATCGAGGAACTGGGCCGCGGCACCGTGTTGCGCTGGCAGCGCCTGGTGCTGATCGGCGTGCTGGCGGCGGGCTTCCTGGTGGTCGCGATCCAGGGCAACAACCCGTACTTCGGCACCTTTGCCGGCGCGCCGCTGGCCCACGGCATGTTGTGGTGGGTGCTAATCTGCGCCGCGCTCAACGGCGCGCTGGGCGGCATCTTCGCGCGCCTGCTGGGCAAGGGGGCGGCCGCGATGGCGCCCGCGGCCTGGCGCGCCTGGATCCGTGCCCATCCCATCTGGACCGCCTTCGCCATGGGCGTGGTGCTGGCGCTGATCGGCCTGGCCACCGCCGGCAGCGTCTACGGCACAGGCTATGGCGCCGCGGCCGACCTGCTGTCGGGCGAAACCCAGCACGCCTTGCCCGCCGGCTTCGGCCTGGCCAAGCTGGCGGCCACGGTGGCCTCGTACTGGGCCGGCATTCCCGGCGGCATCTTCACGCCCGCGCTCACCACCGGCGCCGGCATCGGCCACCACATCTGGGAATTGGCGGGCGAGGGCGTGGACCAGCGCGTGCTGGTGCTGGTGTCGATGGCCGCATTCCTGGCCGCGGCTACGCAGGCGCCGCTGACGGCCAGCGTGGTGGTGATGGAAATGACGGGCAGCCAGCCGATGCTGTTCTGGCTGCTGGTCGGCTCGCTGCTGGCCTCGGGCGTGTCGCGCCAGTTCTGCCCGCAGCCGTTCTACCATCTGGCCGCCGGACGCTTTCGCCGCCAGGCCATCGTCGAGGCCGGACGCGCCGCGCGCGCGGGCACGCCGACGCCGTGA